GACCCCCAATCTCCTCGTTTTTCAGGAAAGAAATCACTTTCAAAAGCAATCAACATAAATCAAATAAATCCTTGATAACATAAAATCTCTTGCAAGTAAACAACAAAATCAACTCGTTGTACGTACACAATCTCAATCATATCATATATTTCTTTACCTTGCCTATGGATTCTCTTCCCGCAATGTACCTCAATCTCAACCGAATCAATATTTTATTGAACCACTAGAATGAAGTTGCTCCCGATGCAACACATGAGTATTTAGCAGTCTCTCTTGAAATCTGAATAATAAAGAGGCGAGTCACACCCTGCATTTTGTCTTGATTTCGTTAATTCTTTTTATGTGTGATTTATCAAAAATCTTAACGAGGATAACATGATTCCTGTCCGACATGTCTAAACCTTCCACGTACGGCCAACAGATTAACCAGAAGGAATTGGTCCTGCATCGACCCGTCTCGCGTATACATCTCCTCGAGCTCGGAGGCATCGATGCCAATGCCCGAGCATCTCTGCATCTTAATGTTCTCTCATGCCATGTCGAGTTGATATGATATCCACCGTGCATTGGCGTCTGCTCATGCAGTATTTATGGACTTCCAGCCTGCAGCCTTCTTTCATCCACACCAGGCCGTTCCTACGTTGCCGGCTGTTGGAGTGAGCATGCTACGCTTTTGGAGGACGCGGAGGAGCACTGCCTCGTCGAACGCCCTGTCCGTAAGTAAAAAAGGAAACAGATACTTCCTCCATTCAAAATTAGTTGATGCTCAAATCGGATGCATCTAAACGTATTAGTTGACGCTCGAATCCATTTGAGCTCAACTAAttccagacggagggagtattacttTACATGATATCATGCCATTGTTAACTTCATTTCAGTTTGATCATTGCTTGTTTGGGCTTGAAATGCAAGATCGTGGAGATGAATGTCCACATGGACTGCGAGGGCTGCGAGAAGAGAATAAGGAAGGCCATGTCCCGGCTCGAAGGCACGTATTATATATCCTCATTCAGCAGAAACACAGACGTGCGATCCAACTCTCGTACGTGCAGGAGTGAGCACGGTGGAGATCGACATGGACACGCAGAAGGTGACAGTGACGGGGTACGTGGACCGGCGGAGGGTGCTCCGGGCGGCGCGGCGCACGGGGAGGGCGGCCGAGTTCTGGCCGTGGCCGTACGACGCCGGGTACTACCCGTTCGCGATACAGTACCTGGAGGACGACACGTACCTGCCCACGCACAAGTACCACCTCCACGGCTACAACGATCCGGTGGTGGGCTACTACCCCGGCCACGCCTTCACGCACGTCCTCGACGACCGCGCGCTCGCGCTCTTCAACGACGACAACGTACACGCCTGCACCGTCATGTGATCCTCCATTCCTCCGAAAGAAATTTACAACAACAAAAATGCTATTAATATAGGACGAAGAACACACGTCAAGTGTTTCTAGCTAATCTAGGG
The sequence above is a segment of the Aegilops tauschii subsp. strangulata cultivar AL8/78 chromosome 6, Aet v6.0, whole genome shotgun sequence genome. Coding sequences within it:
- the LOC109740734 gene encoding heavy metal-associated isoprenylated plant protein 45-like, producing the protein MLRFWRTRRSTASSNALSIVEMNVHMDCEGCEKRIRKAMSRLEGVSTVEIDMDTQKVTVTGYVDRRRVLRAARRTGRAAEFWPWPYDAGYYPFAIQYLEDDTYLPTHKYHLHGYNDPVVGYYPGHAFTHVLDDRALALFNDDNVHACTVM